A portion of the Carya illinoinensis cultivar Pawnee chromosome 11, C.illinoinensisPawnee_v1, whole genome shotgun sequence genome contains these proteins:
- the LOC122280973 gene encoding probable myosin-binding protein 5 isoform X1 codes for MAKRSFTCFVEQELGKFPHFLIFAVLEWVLIILLFIDGFIAFVANEFAKFFELKVPCLLCTRIDHVLFNKDPDFYYNDSICEAHKKGISSLAYCHNHKKLSDIRKMCEGCLLSFATEKESDCITYKSLVGILHKDLECFVKDDLNLAIGKKDDIVQVEKIISSIHCCSCCGEPLKVNSSYSKGKGAGAYSLTPAPSPRTPLAALAKEETRNMDFKFVPDPDSLLEDDDGSTAFNPDTQSREEVKAATVALLTEAEDLIDEASKSPNFGRGNRFFGIPLSDSATNSPRLGNRITRKSPLGKTTFTAESIEENQPNEAVSANSVLHKLKRQVRLDRKSLIALYMELDEERSASAVAANNAMAMITRLQAEKAAVQMDALQYQRMMEEQAEYDQEALEEAIDLLAKREEEIKVLEDELEAYREKYGSTREDGFKRGEIEGDENYRDNSSQSYSSYNAKSESGSCNVNVNEGEINGEDAHNNSQPFSTQEANGGGIPSESLKHVKAGKQRKTLLTRELSHLSKRVKALEADNGFLDQAAQTLEKHSEGTKLLIEISRNLRKLRQLVTMPLEENDA; via the exons ATGGCAAAGCGATCATTTACATGTTTTGTTGAACAAGAATTGGGAAAGTTCCCCCACTTCTTGATCTTCGCCGTGCTCGAATGGGTGTTGATAATTCTGCTATTCATTGATGGGTTTATTGCATTTGTAGCCAATGAATTCGCCAAATTCTTCGAACTTAAAGTCCCTTGCTTGCTTTGCACTAGAATTGATCATGTACTGTTCAACAAAGACCCCGATTTCTACTACAATGATTCAATATGTGAAGCTCACAAGAAGGGTATTTCATCTTTGGCATATTGCCACAACCATAAGAAATTGTCCGACATAAGAAAGATGTGTGAAGGGTGCCTTCTTTCATTTGCAACCGAGAAAGAATCTGATTGCATTACGTACAAGTCTCTTGTAGGGATTTTGCACAAGGATCTTGAGTGTTTTGTTAAAGATGATCTAAATTTGGCTATAGGCAAGAAGGATGATATTGTCCAGGTTGAGAAGATCATCAGTAGCATTCATTGTTGTTCGTGTTGTGGAGAGCCTTTGAAGGTGAATTCATCATATTCAAAGGGAAAAGGCGCCGGTGCGTATTCACTAACTCCTGCTCCTTCACCACGAACGCCATTAGCGGCATTGGCAAAAGAGGAGACTCGCAATATGGATTTTAAATTTGTTCCTGACCCTGACTCACTGCTGGAGGACGACGACGGCTCGACTGCATTCAATCCCGATACTCAAT CTAGAGAAGAAGTAAAAGCTGCAACAGTTGCATTATTGACAGAAGCTGAGGATTTGATTGATGAAGCCTCTAAGAGCCCTAACTTTGGTAGAGGGAACAGGTTCTTTGGAATCCCACTGTCAGATTCAGCCACTAACAGTCCTAGGTTGGGTAATAGGATTACAAGGAAATCGCCACTTGGAAAAACAACGTTTACTGCAGAGTCTATTGAAGAAAATCAACCAAATGAAGCCGTCAGTGCTAATTCCGTCCTGCATAAATTGAAGAGACAGGTTCGCTTAGATCGAAAGTCGCTTATTGCTTTGTACATGGAATTGGATGAAGAAAGAAGTGCTTCAGCTGTTGCAGCTAACAATGCAATGGCCATGATCACCCGGTTACAAGCAGAAAAGGCAGCTGTTCAGATGGATGCCTTACAGTATCAGAGAATGATGGAGGAGCAGGCAGAGTATGACCAAGAAGCCCTAGAAGAAGCGATTGATTTGCTTgccaagagagaagaagaaattaaGGTTTTAGAGGATGAACTTGAAGCATATAGAGAAAAGTATGGAAGCACAAgggaagatggtttcaagagAGGTGAGATTGAGGGTGATGAGAATTACAGAGACAATAGCTCACAATCTTACTCATCTTACAATGCAAAATCTGAAAGTGGCAGTTGTAATGTTAATGTCAATGAAGGGGAGATAAATGGAGAAGATGCACACAACAATTCTCAACCCTTTTCAACACAAGAAGCAAATGGAGGGGGTATCCCAAGCGAATCATTGAAACATGTTAAAG CAGGAAAGCAAAGGAAAACTCTCCTAACGAGAGAGTTGTCTCATCTTAGTAAGAGGGTGAAGGCCCTTGAAGCAGACAATGGATTCCTAGATCAAGCTGCTCAGACGCTTGAGAAACATAGTGAAGGAACTAAACTTTTGATAGAGATATCTCGAAATCTGAGGAAGCTTCGGCAACTTGTGACAATGCCTCTCGAAGAGAATGATGCATGA
- the LOC122280973 gene encoding probable myosin-binding protein 5 isoform X2: MAKRSFTCFVEQELGKFPHFLIFAVLEWVLIILLFIDGFIAFVANEFAKFFELKVPCLLCTRIDHVLFNKDPDFYYNDSICEAHKKGISSLAYCHNHKKLSDIRKMCEGCLLSFATEKESDCITYKSLVGILHKDLECFVKDDLNLAIGKKDDIVQVEKIISSIHCCSCCGEPLKVNSSYSKGKGAGAYSLTPAPSPRTPLAALAKEETRNMDFKFVPDPDSLLEDDDGSTAFNPDTQSREEVKAATVALLTEAEDLIDEASKSPNFGRGNRFFGIPLSDSATNSPRLGNRITRKSPLGKTTFTAESIEENQPNEAVSANSVLHKLKRQVRLDRKSLIALYMELDEERSASAVAANNAMAMITRLQAEKAAVQMDALQYQRMMEEQAEYDQEALEEAIDLLAKREEEIKVLEDELEAYREKYGSTREDGFKRGEIEGDENYRDNSSQSYSSYNAKSESGSCNVNVNEGEINGEDAHNNSQPFSTQEANGGGIPSESLKHVKGKQRKTLLTRELSHLSKRVKALEADNGFLDQAAQTLEKHSEGTKLLIEISRNLRKLRQLVTMPLEENDA; this comes from the exons ATGGCAAAGCGATCATTTACATGTTTTGTTGAACAAGAATTGGGAAAGTTCCCCCACTTCTTGATCTTCGCCGTGCTCGAATGGGTGTTGATAATTCTGCTATTCATTGATGGGTTTATTGCATTTGTAGCCAATGAATTCGCCAAATTCTTCGAACTTAAAGTCCCTTGCTTGCTTTGCACTAGAATTGATCATGTACTGTTCAACAAAGACCCCGATTTCTACTACAATGATTCAATATGTGAAGCTCACAAGAAGGGTATTTCATCTTTGGCATATTGCCACAACCATAAGAAATTGTCCGACATAAGAAAGATGTGTGAAGGGTGCCTTCTTTCATTTGCAACCGAGAAAGAATCTGATTGCATTACGTACAAGTCTCTTGTAGGGATTTTGCACAAGGATCTTGAGTGTTTTGTTAAAGATGATCTAAATTTGGCTATAGGCAAGAAGGATGATATTGTCCAGGTTGAGAAGATCATCAGTAGCATTCATTGTTGTTCGTGTTGTGGAGAGCCTTTGAAGGTGAATTCATCATATTCAAAGGGAAAAGGCGCCGGTGCGTATTCACTAACTCCTGCTCCTTCACCACGAACGCCATTAGCGGCATTGGCAAAAGAGGAGACTCGCAATATGGATTTTAAATTTGTTCCTGACCCTGACTCACTGCTGGAGGACGACGACGGCTCGACTGCATTCAATCCCGATACTCAAT CTAGAGAAGAAGTAAAAGCTGCAACAGTTGCATTATTGACAGAAGCTGAGGATTTGATTGATGAAGCCTCTAAGAGCCCTAACTTTGGTAGAGGGAACAGGTTCTTTGGAATCCCACTGTCAGATTCAGCCACTAACAGTCCTAGGTTGGGTAATAGGATTACAAGGAAATCGCCACTTGGAAAAACAACGTTTACTGCAGAGTCTATTGAAGAAAATCAACCAAATGAAGCCGTCAGTGCTAATTCCGTCCTGCATAAATTGAAGAGACAGGTTCGCTTAGATCGAAAGTCGCTTATTGCTTTGTACATGGAATTGGATGAAGAAAGAAGTGCTTCAGCTGTTGCAGCTAACAATGCAATGGCCATGATCACCCGGTTACAAGCAGAAAAGGCAGCTGTTCAGATGGATGCCTTACAGTATCAGAGAATGATGGAGGAGCAGGCAGAGTATGACCAAGAAGCCCTAGAAGAAGCGATTGATTTGCTTgccaagagagaagaagaaattaaGGTTTTAGAGGATGAACTTGAAGCATATAGAGAAAAGTATGGAAGCACAAgggaagatggtttcaagagAGGTGAGATTGAGGGTGATGAGAATTACAGAGACAATAGCTCACAATCTTACTCATCTTACAATGCAAAATCTGAAAGTGGCAGTTGTAATGTTAATGTCAATGAAGGGGAGATAAATGGAGAAGATGCACACAACAATTCTCAACCCTTTTCAACACAAGAAGCAAATGGAGGGGGTATCCCAAGCGAATCATTGAAACATGTTAAAG GAAAGCAAAGGAAAACTCTCCTAACGAGAGAGTTGTCTCATCTTAGTAAGAGGGTGAAGGCCCTTGAAGCAGACAATGGATTCCTAGATCAAGCTGCTCAGACGCTTGAGAAACATAGTGAAGGAACTAAACTTTTGATAGAGATATCTCGAAATCTGAGGAAGCTTCGGCAACTTGTGACAATGCCTCTCGAAGAGAATGATGCATGA
- the LOC122281592 gene encoding germin-like protein subfamily T member 2, with the protein MIIPSSSPFHMLSCLVMLLLLPFPSFSADPDALQDFCIANLNASISVNGFPCKPASEVTSDNFFFDGFTKEGNTSSIFGSHITSGNVFSFPGLNTLGISMNRVDFAPGGMNPPHSHPRASETGVVIKGKLLVGFVTTGNVYHSKVLSAGEMFVIPRGLVHFQKNVGKKKALAFTAFNSHWAGSVVLPLNIFASKPSIPDHVLTKAFQVEEDIIHTIKSKFSS; encoded by the coding sequence ATGATCATTCCTTCGAGTTCACCCTTCCATATGCTATCATGCCTTGTCATGTTGTTGCTTCTCCCCTTCCCTTCCTTCTCGGCTGACCCCGATGCACTGCAGGACTTTTGCATCGCAAACCTGAATGCCTCAATATCAGTTAATGGCTTCCCTTGCAAACCTGCCTCAGAGGTAACTTCAGATAACTTCTTCTTTGATGGATTCACCAAAGAGGGTAACACATCAAGCATCTTCGGATCACATATTACTTCAGGTaatgtcttttcttttccaGGGCTAAATACTCTTGGGATATCAATGAACAGAGTGGACTTTGCCCCTGGAGGTATGAATCCACCCCACTCTCACCCTCGTGCGAGTGAGACCGGGGTGGTCATTAAAGGGAAGCTGCTGGTGGGGTTTGTGACAACAGGGAACGTGTATCACTCTAAGGTCTTGAGTGCTGGGGAGATGTTTGTGATTCCTCGGGGACTCGTACACTTTCAGAAAAATGTTGGAAAAAAGAAGGCCCTTGCCTTCACGGCTTTCAACAGTCACTGGGCAGGCTCTGTGGTCCTTCCCTTGAACATCTTTGCTTCGAAACCGTCAATTCCAGACCACGTGCTAACAAAGGCGTTCCAGGTAGAAGAAGATATCATCCATACTATAAAGtccaagttcagttcatga
- the LOC122281591 gene encoding transcription factor bHLH79 — MDPPLINESSFSAANPSAYSLAEIWPFGAEPGGGLGLRMGNLGQTPGGFGDSSANRDGSAEESTVTEQSGGGDRKKRKEVSSEDESSKMVSTSSANDLNESNGKRMKLSGSRDENEGSRAEVEASSTPGNKSAEESTKPSEPPKQDYIHVRARRGQATDSHSLAERARREKISERMKILQDLVPGCNKVIGKALVLDEIINYIQSLQHQVEFLSMKLEAVNSRMGMNPAIEGFPPKDLGAQPFDASGMVFGSQAAKEYAQSSHPEWLHMQVGGTFDRTI, encoded by the exons ATGGATCCTCCATTGATAAACGAATCTTCGTTCTCTGCTGCGAACCCATCCGCCTACAGCTTGGCCGAGATTTGGCCATTCGGTGCGGAGCCCGGCGGGGGACTGGGGCTTCGGATGGGTAACTTGGGTCAGACACCTGGTGGGTTCGGGGACAGCTCGGCGAATCGTGACGGGTCGGCCGAGGAATCGACGGTTACGGAGCAGAGTGGCGGTGGTGATaggaagaagaggaaagaaGTGAGCTCGGAGGACGAGTCGTCGAAGATGGTTTCCACTAGTAGTGCCAATGACTTG AATGAATCAAATGGTAAACGGATGAAACTATCTGGATCCCGAGATGAGAATGAGGGTTCAAGAGCTGAAGTGGAAGCTAGTTCAACGCCTGGCAACAAGTCAGCTGAAGAAAGCACCAAACCTTCCGAGCCACCTAAGCAAGATTATATTCACGTCAGAGCGAGAAGGGGCCAAGCTACTGATAGCCATAGTCTAGCAGAGAGG GCAAGGAGGGAGAAGATCAGTGAGAGGATGAAAATTCTCCAAGATTTGGTCCCTGGATGTAACAag GTTATTGGAAAAGCCCTTGTCCTTGATGAGATAATTAATTACATCCAGTCGCTGCAACACCAGGTTGAG TTCCTCTCGATGAAGCTTGAAGCAGTTAATTCAAGGATGGGTATGAACCCCGCTATCGAGGGCTTTCCTCCAAAAGAT CTTGGTGCACAGCCATTTGATGCATCTGGAATGGTGTTTGGATCACAAGCAGCAAAGGAATATGCTCAAAGCTCACATCCTGAATGGCTGCACATGCAGGTTGGTGGTACTTTTGACAGAACAATTTAA